In a genomic window of Festucalex cinctus isolate MCC-2025b chromosome 11, RoL_Fcin_1.0, whole genome shotgun sequence:
- the u2af1 gene encoding splicing factor U2AF 35 kDa subunit isoform X1, giving the protein MAEYLASIFGTEKDKVNCSFYFKIGACRHGDRCSRLHNKPTFSQTIALLNIYRNPQNSAQSADGLTCAISDMEMQEHYDEFFEEVFTEMEEKYGEVEEMNVCDNLGDHLVGNVYVKFRCEEDAEKAVIDLNNRWFNGQPIHAELSPVTDFREACCRQYEMGECTRGGFCNFMHLKPISRELRRELYGRRRKGGRHRSRSRSRERRSRSRDRDRGGRGGGRDHDRRRSRDRERSGRF; this is encoded by the exons ATGGCGGAGTACCTGGCGTCGATTTTTGGGACAGAGAAAGACAA AGtaaattgctctttttattttaaaatcggTGCCTGTCGACATGGTGACCGCTGTTCCAGATTACACAATAAACCCACTTTCAGCCAG ACCATCGCCCTCCTGAACATTTACCGCAACCCTCAGAACAGCGCCCAGTCTGCTGACGGTCTCACCT GTGCCATCAGTGACATGGAAATGCAGGAGCACTATGATGAGTTTTTTGAG GAGGTCTTCACAGAAATGGAGGAGAAGTATGGCGAGGTGGAGGAAATGAACGTGTGTGACAACCTGGGAGACCATCTTGTGGGGAACGTATATGTAAAG TTCCGCTGCGAAGAGGATGCCGAGAAGGCCGTGATCGACCTGAACAATCGCTGGTTCAACGGGCAGCCCATCCATGCCGAGCTCTCGCCTGTCACAGACTTCAGGGAAGCTTGCTGTCGCCAGTATGAAATGGG GGAATGCACTCGAGGTGGCTTTTGCAATTTCATGCACCTGAAGCCCATCTCACGCGAGCTGAGGAGAGAGTTGTATGGACGTCGCCGGAAGGGAGG CCGTCACAGGTCCCGGTCACGTTCCAGAGAGCGCCGATCCCGCTCAAGGGACCGGGACAGAGGAGGCCGTGGGGGCGGACGTGACCACGATAGACGCCGCTCCAGAGACAGAGAGCGCTCGGGACGTTTCTGA
- the u2af1 gene encoding splicing factor U2AF 35 kDa subunit isoform X2 — MEMQEHYDEFFEEVFTEMEEKYGEVEEMNVCDNLGDHLVGNVYVKFRCEEDAEKAVIDLNNRWFNGQPIHAELSPVTDFREACCRQYEMGECTRGGFCNFMHLKPISRELRRELYGRRRKGGRHRSRSRSRERRSRSRDRDRGGRGGGRDHDRRRSRDRERSGRF; from the exons ATGGAAATGCAGGAGCACTATGATGAGTTTTTTGAG GAGGTCTTCACAGAAATGGAGGAGAAGTATGGCGAGGTGGAGGAAATGAACGTGTGTGACAACCTGGGAGACCATCTTGTGGGGAACGTATATGTAAAG TTCCGCTGCGAAGAGGATGCCGAGAAGGCCGTGATCGACCTGAACAATCGCTGGTTCAACGGGCAGCCCATCCATGCCGAGCTCTCGCCTGTCACAGACTTCAGGGAAGCTTGCTGTCGCCAGTATGAAATGGG GGAATGCACTCGAGGTGGCTTTTGCAATTTCATGCACCTGAAGCCCATCTCACGCGAGCTGAGGAGAGAGTTGTATGGACGTCGCCGGAAGGGAGG CCGTCACAGGTCCCGGTCACGTTCCAGAGAGCGCCGATCCCGCTCAAGGGACCGGGACAGAGGAGGCCGTGGGGGCGGACGTGACCACGATAGACGCCGCTCCAGAGACAGAGAGCGCTCGGGACGTTTCTGA
- the gabpa gene encoding GA-binding protein alpha chain isoform X1, whose amino-acid sequence MAKGGADEMIEIEIDEREKQACLEEGSMEEQTIMAADLIQQDIDINEPVGNLKKLLEPRLQMSLDSYEICLQDIQLHPDHSLFDQGVKTDGTVQLSLQVLTKPGEEKLNILEIVKPVETVEVVIDPDVAGEEGSIVDEGQLIAVDRSGLSDETSEQVTRWAAALEGYRKEQVRLGIPYDPVLWTADQSIHWAVWVMKEFNIDEMEIGSIHIPGRNLCAFSQEEFLQKVPNGEILWSHLELLRKYVLASQDQSGGDATVTIDQPVQIIPAQVSTPTAIKVLKQNRGPRTPRISGEERSSPGNRTGNNGQIQLWQFLLELLTDKDARDCISWVGEEGEFKLNQPELVAQRWGQRKNKPTMNYEKLSRALRYYYDGDMISKVQGKRFVYKFVCDLRTLIGYSAAELNNLVAECEQKKMSRVQVHGIGQPITTVTLATTTLDKDS is encoded by the exons ATGGCCAAGGGTGGAGCAGACGAGATGATCGAGATCGAGATTGATGAACGGGAAAAACAAGCATGCCTGGAGGAGGG TAGCATGGAGGAACAGACCATCATGGCGGCGGATCTGATCCAGCAGGACATCGACATCAACGAGCCGGTCGGCAATTTGAAGAAGCTGTTGGAACCTCGTCTCCAAATGTCACTGGATTCATATGAAATATGCTTGCAGGACATTCAG TTGCACCCAGATCACAGCCTCTTTGATCAGGGCGTCAAAACAGACGGCACGGTGCAGCTCAGCCTGCAGGTCCTCACCAAACCAG GCGAAGAGAAGCTGAACATCTTGGAGATCGTGAAGCCCGTCGAGACGGTGGAGGTGGTGATCGACCCGGACGTGGCGGGGGAGGAGGGCTCGATTGTGGACGAGGGCCAGCTCATCGCCGTGGATCGATCCGGCCTGTCTGATGAGACCTCGGAGCAGGTGACGCGCTGGGCCGCCGCGCTGGAGGGATACCGCAAGGAACAAGTCCGCCTCGGCATACCGTACG aCCCCGTTCTGTGGACGGCCGACCAGTCGATCCACTGGGCTGTGTGGGTGATGAAAGAATTCAACATTGACGAAATGGAAATCGGGAGCATTCACATCCCCGGTCGAAACCTCTGCGCATTCAGCCAAGAAGAGTTCCTTCAGAAAGTGCCAAACGGCGAGATCCTTTGGAGCCACCTCGAACTCCTGCGCAAAT ACGTTTTGGCAAGCCAGGACCAGTCCGGGGGGGATGCCACAGTCACAATTGATCAAC CTGTTCAGATCATTCCGGCACAAGTGAGCACACCGACGGCCATCAAAGTGTTGAAGCAGAACCGCGGACCCAGAACGCCCCGAATTTCAGGAGAGGAGCGCAGTTCTCCTGGCAACCGCACAG GCAACAACGGGCAAATCCAGCTGTGGCAGTTCCTGCTGGAGCTGCTGACGGACAAAGACGCCCGCGACTGCATCTCCTGGGTGGGCGAGGAGGGCGAGTTCAAGCTCAACCAGCCCGAGCTGGTGGCACAAAGGTGGGGCCAGCGCAAGAACAAGCCCACCATGAACTACGAGAAACTCAGCAGAGCCCTCAG GTACTACTACGACGGTGACATGATCAGCAAGGTGCAGGGCAAACGCTTCGTCTACAAGTTTGTGTGCGACCTGCGGACCCTGATCGGCTACAGCGCCGCCGAGCTCAACAACCTGGTGGCCGAGTGCGAGCAGAAGAAGATGTCGCGGGTGCAAGTGCACGGCATCGGGCAGCCCATCACCACCGTCACGTTGGCCACCACCACGCTCGACAAGGACAGCTGA
- the gabpa gene encoding GA-binding protein alpha chain isoform X2 encodes MAKGGADEMIEIEIDEREKQACLEEGMEEQTIMAADLIQQDIDINEPVGNLKKLLEPRLQMSLDSYEICLQDIQLHPDHSLFDQGVKTDGTVQLSLQVLTKPGEEKLNILEIVKPVETVEVVIDPDVAGEEGSIVDEGQLIAVDRSGLSDETSEQVTRWAAALEGYRKEQVRLGIPYDPVLWTADQSIHWAVWVMKEFNIDEMEIGSIHIPGRNLCAFSQEEFLQKVPNGEILWSHLELLRKYVLASQDQSGGDATVTIDQPVQIIPAQVSTPTAIKVLKQNRGPRTPRISGEERSSPGNRTGNNGQIQLWQFLLELLTDKDARDCISWVGEEGEFKLNQPELVAQRWGQRKNKPTMNYEKLSRALRYYYDGDMISKVQGKRFVYKFVCDLRTLIGYSAAELNNLVAECEQKKMSRVQVHGIGQPITTVTLATTTLDKDS; translated from the exons ATGGCCAAGGGTGGAGCAGACGAGATGATCGAGATCGAGATTGATGAACGGGAAAAACAAGCATGCCTGGAGGAGGG CATGGAGGAACAGACCATCATGGCGGCGGATCTGATCCAGCAGGACATCGACATCAACGAGCCGGTCGGCAATTTGAAGAAGCTGTTGGAACCTCGTCTCCAAATGTCACTGGATTCATATGAAATATGCTTGCAGGACATTCAG TTGCACCCAGATCACAGCCTCTTTGATCAGGGCGTCAAAACAGACGGCACGGTGCAGCTCAGCCTGCAGGTCCTCACCAAACCAG GCGAAGAGAAGCTGAACATCTTGGAGATCGTGAAGCCCGTCGAGACGGTGGAGGTGGTGATCGACCCGGACGTGGCGGGGGAGGAGGGCTCGATTGTGGACGAGGGCCAGCTCATCGCCGTGGATCGATCCGGCCTGTCTGATGAGACCTCGGAGCAGGTGACGCGCTGGGCCGCCGCGCTGGAGGGATACCGCAAGGAACAAGTCCGCCTCGGCATACCGTACG aCCCCGTTCTGTGGACGGCCGACCAGTCGATCCACTGGGCTGTGTGGGTGATGAAAGAATTCAACATTGACGAAATGGAAATCGGGAGCATTCACATCCCCGGTCGAAACCTCTGCGCATTCAGCCAAGAAGAGTTCCTTCAGAAAGTGCCAAACGGCGAGATCCTTTGGAGCCACCTCGAACTCCTGCGCAAAT ACGTTTTGGCAAGCCAGGACCAGTCCGGGGGGGATGCCACAGTCACAATTGATCAAC CTGTTCAGATCATTCCGGCACAAGTGAGCACACCGACGGCCATCAAAGTGTTGAAGCAGAACCGCGGACCCAGAACGCCCCGAATTTCAGGAGAGGAGCGCAGTTCTCCTGGCAACCGCACAG GCAACAACGGGCAAATCCAGCTGTGGCAGTTCCTGCTGGAGCTGCTGACGGACAAAGACGCCCGCGACTGCATCTCCTGGGTGGGCGAGGAGGGCGAGTTCAAGCTCAACCAGCCCGAGCTGGTGGCACAAAGGTGGGGCCAGCGCAAGAACAAGCCCACCATGAACTACGAGAAACTCAGCAGAGCCCTCAG GTACTACTACGACGGTGACATGATCAGCAAGGTGCAGGGCAAACGCTTCGTCTACAAGTTTGTGTGCGACCTGCGGACCCTGATCGGCTACAGCGCCGCCGAGCTCAACAACCTGGTGGCCGAGTGCGAGCAGAAGAAGATGTCGCGGGTGCAAGTGCACGGCATCGGGCAGCCCATCACCACCGTCACGTTGGCCACCACCACGCTCGACAAGGACAGCTGA
- the appb gene encoding amyloid beta (A4) precursor protein b isoform X1, giving the protein MGGHTAFMLLLAATLTLSSEVPSDDSLGLLTEPQVAMFCGKLNMHINVQSGSWEPDPSGSKTCIGTKEGILSYCQEVYPELQITNVVEANQPVSIQNWCKKGRKQCRSHNHIVVPYRCLVGEFVSDALLVPDKCKFLHKEYMDQCESHLHWHSVAKESCGDRATNLHDYGLLMPCGIDLYRGVEFVCCPVEAEQESDSAELDGEESDVWWGGAEPENDNSMAQQTDTEPAAAEEEDDEEDDEEPDAFDQNDDDDDDDDDDEEIAEEEDDDDVTNERDSDERNANVAMTTTTTTESIEEVVRVPTTAPGPPDAVDQYLESPGDDNEHGDFQRAKESLEARHREKLSQVMKEWEEAERKAKNLPRADKKAVIQHFQEKVEALEQEAAGERQQLVETHMARVEALLNSRRRLALENYLSAMQANPPRPRQVLTLLKKYLRAEQKDLQHTVKHYEHVRSVDPKKAAQIRPQVLTHLRVIDERMNQSLGLLDMVPNVANDIHSQVSAIVQRVQSELSQQVSSLQNDNRVDGRASYGNDALVPDQAYSSAPMDPALDGLGFIHPESFNRPNTENHVEPVDARPLPDRGLPTRPVSALKPEEMPQVRMETEDRQSAGYEVHHQKLVFFAEDAGSNKGAIIGLMVGGVVIATVIVITLVMLRKKQYTSIHHGVIEVDAAVTPEERHLAKMQQNGYENPTYKFFEQIHN; this is encoded by the exons ATGGGGGGACATACGGCGTTTATGCTCTTACTTGCGGCGACCTTGACGCTCTCATCCGAG GTACCTTCTGATGACTCGTTGGGTTTACTGACTGAGCCGCAGGTGGCCATGTTCTGCGGCAAGCTCAACATGCACATCAATGTGCAGAGTGGCAGCTGGGAGCCGGACCCTTCCGGCTCCAAGACCTGCATCGGCACCAAGGAGGGCATCCTGAGTTACTGCCAAGAG gtgtATCCCGAACTTCAGATCACGAATGTCGTGGAGGCCAACCAGCCCGTCAGCATCCAGAACTGGTGCAAAAAAGGCCGCAAGCAGTGCCGCAGTCACAATCACATCGTGGTGCCCTATCGCTGCTTGG TTGGGGAGTTTGTGAGTGATGCCTTGCTGGTTCCTGACAAGTGTAAGTTCTTGCACAAGGAGTATATGGACCAGTGTGAGAGCCATCTGCACTGGCATTCTGTGGCCAAAGAG TCTTGCGGAGACCGCGCCACCAATCTCCACGACTACGGGCTGCTGATGCCGTGCGGCATCGACCTTTACCGAGGGGTGGAGTTTGTGTGCTGCCCAGTCGAAGCCGAGCAGGAGTCCGATAGCGCAGAGCTGGATGGCGAAGAGTCGGACGTCTGGTGGGGCGGAGCTGAGCCTGAGAACGATAACAG CATGGCGCAGCAGACGGACACGGAGCCGGCCGCCgctgaggaggaggatgatgagGAAGATGACGAAGAGCCTGACGCTTTTGAccagaatgatgatgatgatgatgatgatgatgatgatgaagaaattgccgaggaggaagacgacgacgacgtgaCCAACGAGCGGGATAGCGATGAGCGGAACGCTAACGTCGCCATgacaaccaccaccaccactgaaTCCATTGAGGAGGTTGTCCGAG TGCCCACCACGGCGCCCGGCCCCCCGGACGCCGTGGACCAATACCTGGAGTCCCCCGGCGACGACAATGAGCACGGCGACTTCCAGAGGGCCAAGGAAAGCCTGGAGGCCAGGCACAGGGAAAAGCTGTCCCAG GTGATGAAGGAATGGGAGGAGGCAGAGAGGAAGGCCAAGAACCTCCCGCGTGCTGACAAGAAGGCTGTCATTCAG CACTTCCAGGAGAAAGTGGAGGCgctggagcaggaggcggccggaGAGCGACAGCAGCTGGTGGAAACCCACATGGCCCGCGTGGAGGCTCTGCTCAACAGCCGCCGACGCCTGGCGCTGGAAAACTACCTCAGCGCCATGCAGGCCAACCCGCCGCGG CCTCGCCAGGTGCTGACTCTGCTGAAGAAATACTTGCGGGCCGAGCAGAAGGACCTCCAGCACACGGTCAAACATTACGAGCACGTCCGATCCGTCGACCCCAAGAAGGCGGCGCAGATTCGGCCTCAG GTGTTGACCCACCTGCGCGTGATCGACGAAAGGATGAACCAGTCGCTGGGTTTGCTCGACATGGTGCCCAACGTGGCCAACGACATCCACAGCCAAGTCT CCGCCATCGTTCAGCGAGTGCAGTCGGAGCTTTCTCAGCAAGTGTCGTCCCTGCAGAATGACAACCGG GTGGACGGCAGGGCGAGCTACGGCAACGACGCCCTCGTGCCCGACCAGGCGTACAGCTCGGCTCCGATGGACCCCGCCCTCGACGGGCTCGGCTTCATCCACCCCGAGAGCTTCAACCGGCCCAACACCGAGAACCACg TTGAGCCTGTTGATGCCCGCCCACTTCCAGATCGAGGACTACCAACACGGCCTG tgTCTGCCCTGAAGCCGGAAGAAATGCCCCAAGTGCGTATGGAGACTGAGGACCGCCAAAGTGCTGGTTATGAAGTCCACCATCAAAAACTG GTCTTTTTTGCCGAGGACGCGGGCTCCAACAAAGGCGCCATCATCGGGCTGATGGTGGGAGGCGTCGTCATAGCGACCGTCATCGTCATCACACTGGTGATGCTGAGGAAGAAGCAATACACTTCCATCCATCATGGCGTCATCGAG GTGGATGCGGCAGTGACGCCCGAAGAGCGCCACCTGGCCAAGATGCAGCAGAACGGCTACGAGAATCCCACCTACAAGTTCTTTGAGCAAATCCACAACTAA
- the appb gene encoding amyloid beta (A4) precursor protein b isoform X2: MGGHTAFMLLLAATLTLSSEVPSDDSLGLLTEPQVAMFCGKLNMHINVQSGSWEPDPSGSKTCIGTKEGILSYCQEVYPELQITNVVEANQPVSIQNWCKKGRKQCRSHNHIVVPYRCLVGEFVSDALLVPDKCKFLHKEYMDQCESHLHWHSVAKESCGDRATNLHDYGLLMPCGIDLYRGVEFVCCPVEAEQESDSAELDGEESDVWWGGAEPENDNSMAQQTDTEPAAAEEEDDEEDDEEPDAFDQNDDDDDDDDDDEEIAEEEDDDDVTNERDSDERNANVAMTTTTTTESIEEVVRAACWARADSGSCHDMLERWYFMPEKARCAPFLFGGCGGNRNNFDSEEYCLAVCSSSLPTTAPGPPDAVDQYLESPGDDNEHGDFQRAKESLEARHREKLSQVMKEWEEAERKAKNLPRADKKAVIQHFQEKVEALEQEAAGERQQLVETHMARVEALLNSRRRLALENYLSAMQANPPRPRQVLTLLKKYLRAEQKDLQHTVKHYEHVRSVDPKKAAQIRPQVLTHLRVIDERMNQSLGLLDMVPNVANDIHSQVSAIVQRVQSELSQQVSSLQNDNRVDGRASYGNDALVPDQAYSSAPMDPALDGLGFIHPESFNRPNTENHVEPVDARPLPDRGLPTRPVSALKPEEMPQVRMETEDRQSAGYEVHHQKLVFFAEDAGSNKGAIIGLMVGGVVIATVIVITLVMLRKKQYTSIHHGVIEVDAAVTPEERHLAKMQQNGYENPTYKFFEQIHN; this comes from the exons ATGGGGGGACATACGGCGTTTATGCTCTTACTTGCGGCGACCTTGACGCTCTCATCCGAG GTACCTTCTGATGACTCGTTGGGTTTACTGACTGAGCCGCAGGTGGCCATGTTCTGCGGCAAGCTCAACATGCACATCAATGTGCAGAGTGGCAGCTGGGAGCCGGACCCTTCCGGCTCCAAGACCTGCATCGGCACCAAGGAGGGCATCCTGAGTTACTGCCAAGAG gtgtATCCCGAACTTCAGATCACGAATGTCGTGGAGGCCAACCAGCCCGTCAGCATCCAGAACTGGTGCAAAAAAGGCCGCAAGCAGTGCCGCAGTCACAATCACATCGTGGTGCCCTATCGCTGCTTGG TTGGGGAGTTTGTGAGTGATGCCTTGCTGGTTCCTGACAAGTGTAAGTTCTTGCACAAGGAGTATATGGACCAGTGTGAGAGCCATCTGCACTGGCATTCTGTGGCCAAAGAG TCTTGCGGAGACCGCGCCACCAATCTCCACGACTACGGGCTGCTGATGCCGTGCGGCATCGACCTTTACCGAGGGGTGGAGTTTGTGTGCTGCCCAGTCGAAGCCGAGCAGGAGTCCGATAGCGCAGAGCTGGATGGCGAAGAGTCGGACGTCTGGTGGGGCGGAGCTGAGCCTGAGAACGATAACAG CATGGCGCAGCAGACGGACACGGAGCCGGCCGCCgctgaggaggaggatgatgagGAAGATGACGAAGAGCCTGACGCTTTTGAccagaatgatgatgatgatgatgatgatgatgatgatgaagaaattgccgaggaggaagacgacgacgacgtgaCCAACGAGCGGGATAGCGATGAGCGGAACGCTAACGTCGCCATgacaaccaccaccaccactgaaTCCATTGAGGAGGTTGTCCGAG CTGCTTGTTGGGCACGCGCCGATTCGGGCTCGTGCCACGACATGCTGGAGCGCTGGTACTTCATGCCTGAAAAGGCCCGCTGCGCCCCCTTCCTGTTTGGGGGCTGCGGGGGCAACAGGAATAACTTTGATTCCGAGGAATACTGCCTCGCTGTCTGCAGCAGCTCGT TGCCCACCACGGCGCCCGGCCCCCCGGACGCCGTGGACCAATACCTGGAGTCCCCCGGCGACGACAATGAGCACGGCGACTTCCAGAGGGCCAAGGAAAGCCTGGAGGCCAGGCACAGGGAAAAGCTGTCCCAG GTGATGAAGGAATGGGAGGAGGCAGAGAGGAAGGCCAAGAACCTCCCGCGTGCTGACAAGAAGGCTGTCATTCAG CACTTCCAGGAGAAAGTGGAGGCgctggagcaggaggcggccggaGAGCGACAGCAGCTGGTGGAAACCCACATGGCCCGCGTGGAGGCTCTGCTCAACAGCCGCCGACGCCTGGCGCTGGAAAACTACCTCAGCGCCATGCAGGCCAACCCGCCGCGG CCTCGCCAGGTGCTGACTCTGCTGAAGAAATACTTGCGGGCCGAGCAGAAGGACCTCCAGCACACGGTCAAACATTACGAGCACGTCCGATCCGTCGACCCCAAGAAGGCGGCGCAGATTCGGCCTCAG GTGTTGACCCACCTGCGCGTGATCGACGAAAGGATGAACCAGTCGCTGGGTTTGCTCGACATGGTGCCCAACGTGGCCAACGACATCCACAGCCAAGTCT CCGCCATCGTTCAGCGAGTGCAGTCGGAGCTTTCTCAGCAAGTGTCGTCCCTGCAGAATGACAACCGG GTGGACGGCAGGGCGAGCTACGGCAACGACGCCCTCGTGCCCGACCAGGCGTACAGCTCGGCTCCGATGGACCCCGCCCTCGACGGGCTCGGCTTCATCCACCCCGAGAGCTTCAACCGGCCCAACACCGAGAACCACg TTGAGCCTGTTGATGCCCGCCCACTTCCAGATCGAGGACTACCAACACGGCCTG tgTCTGCCCTGAAGCCGGAAGAAATGCCCCAAGTGCGTATGGAGACTGAGGACCGCCAAAGTGCTGGTTATGAAGTCCACCATCAAAAACTG GTCTTTTTTGCCGAGGACGCGGGCTCCAACAAAGGCGCCATCATCGGGCTGATGGTGGGAGGCGTCGTCATAGCGACCGTCATCGTCATCACACTGGTGATGCTGAGGAAGAAGCAATACACTTCCATCCATCATGGCGTCATCGAG GTGGATGCGGCAGTGACGCCCGAAGAGCGCCACCTGGCCAAGATGCAGCAGAACGGCTACGAGAATCCCACCTACAAGTTCTTTGAGCAAATCCACAACTAA